From Quercus lobata isolate SW786 chromosome 1, ValleyOak3.0 Primary Assembly, whole genome shotgun sequence, one genomic window encodes:
- the LOC115974808 gene encoding uncharacterized protein LOC115974808 isoform X2, translated as MADSTEDFEPLFDYSRVQPLNFVSLDDDDDDTASPALSPKRRRIAKPIVIEDLEENTNVIQIADSGKNEELDWLSPPPKVSRNAQRTVVEDSTLKELRLKKKELESFAQSAEDVLRAVEESVKLQLGSSMQSSLEAVADQPSKPTCERVKIVISIQDKDGTKQFRIYMDDKFERLFKMYADKVKLDLQNLVFSFDGDKINPAATPDGLGMEENDIIEVHVKSS; from the exons atg gCGGATTCCACTGAAGATTTCGAGCCATTGTTCGATTACTCTCGAGTTCAGCCTCTCAATTTCGTGTCCCTCGACG atgatgatgatgatactGCATCCCCAGCTTTGTCTCCTAAACGGAGGAGGATTGCCAAACCTATT GTTATTGAGGATTTGGAGGAAAACACCAATGTGATACAAATTGCGGATTCTGGAAAAAATGAGGAGTTGGATTGGCTTTCTCCTCCACCCAAGGTTTCCAGGAATGCTCAGAGGACGGTGGTGGAGGATTCTACATTAAAGGAGTTGAG ATTGAAAAAGAAGGAGCTTGAATCATTTGCACAATCTGCTGAAGATGTTTTGCGAGCTGTTGAGGAGTCTGTAAAATTACAACTTGGTAGTTCAATGCAGTCTTCTCTGGAGGCTGTTGCTGACCAACCATCAAAACCTACTTGTGAGCGAGTTAAGATAGTTATTTCTATTCAGGACAAGGATGGGACTAAGCAATTTCGCATATACATG GATGACAAGTTTGAGAGGCTCTTCAAAATGTATGCGGATAAAGTTAAGCTTGACCTACAGaacttagtattttcttttgatgGGGATAAAATCAATCCAGCTGCAACCCCTGATGGTCTGGGTATGGAGGAAAATGACATTATTGAGGTTCATGTTAAGTCAAGCTGA
- the LOC115974786 gene encoding putative zinc finger protein At1g68190 translates to MEKICEFCTALRPVVYCKSDAAHLCLSCDAKVHSANALSSRHLRSLLCDLCRYRPAYVRCTDHQMFMCRSCDRSLHDGSSQHRKQVISSYMGCPSAKDFAALWGFELNEQGNSTRQGHFVSTSHGSEDSSVVNLAIPRQSCSQIGGPSVLCTVNPATLGSSTESEVESSSQQSKIYKGQQQHSSHIMQQILDLKRLQLTDGSNLLPMIRGQEQTDISSSIHYSPEFDENLDQHSQLSQDSSLQELKVETLPFTFSQMENLPSSSNVGLPVPGESFWQCKSPVQSSQLWSQNMQDLGVCEELYNEDFNIPDVDLTFRNFEELFGGDQDPIRSLLDDKDFSCSSVERDLSHDTSDYVHLRAMEDVASSIYITHSAHMEKDMGPSSQVHNLSRSMDFPRPIQPSYSTLSFSVSRFSAESNGTDCLDSGLSPYTIGGKPSNNSPELDGAHLEAREIATMRYKEKKKSRLHEKQIRYPTRKARADVRKRVKGRFVKKENYGSDFIDVTQSY, encoded by the exons ATGGAGAAAATTTGTGAATTCTGCACGGCTTTGAGGCCAGTTGTTTACTGTAAATCCGATGCAGCACATCTTTGTCTTTCCTGCGATGCAAAGGTCCATTCAGCCAATGCACTTTCTAGTCGTCATCTGCGAAGCCTCCTTTGTGACTTGTGCAGATACCGCCCAGCATATGTTCGATGCACAGATCATCAAATGTTCATGTGTCGCAGCTGTGATAGAAGCCTGCATGATGGCTCTTCCCAGCATCGGAAACAGGTAATCAGCAGTTACATGGGATGCCCTTCTGCTAAGGATTTTGCAGCATTGTGGGGTTTTGAACTTAATGAACAAGGCAACAGTACTCGACAAGGTCACTTTGTGTCCACTTCACATGGTTCTGAGGATTCCAGCGTGGTAAATTTGGCTATTCCAAGACAATCTTGCTCACAAATTGGAGGCCCTTCTGTGTTATGTACAGTGAATCCTGCAACTCTAGGCTCCAGTACAGAATCTGAAGTGGAATCAAGCAGTCAACAAAGTAAG ATATATAAAGGTCAACAGCAGCACTCTAGCCATATTATGCAACAGATTCTTGACTTGAAAAGGCTTCAGCTCACTGATGGGTCTAACCTTTTGCCTATGATACGTGGCCAAGAACAAACTGACATATCTTCCTCAATACATTACAGTCCTGAGTTTGATGAAAACCTTGATCAGCATTCACAACTTTCCCAAGACAGTTCACTTCAGGAGCTAAAAGTGGAGACTTTGCCATTTACATTTTCACAAATGGAGAATTTACCTTCATCTTCAAATGTTGGACTTCCTGTGCCTGGAGAGTCCTTCTGGCAATGTAAAAGTCCAGTTCAAAGTAGCCAG TTATGGTCTCAAAATATGCAAGACCTCGGGGTTTGTGAGGAACTTTACAATGAAGATTTCAACATACCAGATGTTGATTTAACATTCCGAAACTTTGAAGAACTATTTGGAGGTGATCAGGATCCAATCAGGTCTCTACTTGATGATAAAGACTTCTCATGCTCTTCCGTAGAGAGGGATTTGTCCCATGATACATCAGATTATGTCCATCTAAGAGCTATGGAG GATGTGGCTTCTTCTATTTACATCACTCATTCGGCTCACATGGAAAAAGACATGGGTCCTTCTAGTCAAGTTCATAACCTTTCAAGAAGCATGGATTTCCCTCGTCCAATACAACCATCTTATTCAACTTTGTCATTCTCTGTTTCAAGGTTTAGTGCTGAGAGCAATGGAACTGATTGCCTTGATAGTGGACTTTCTCCTTACACTATAGGAGGCAAACCTTCAAACAATTCTCCTGAGCTTGATGGTGCACATTTGGAGGCCAGAGAAATTGCCACGATGAGGtacaaagagaagaagaaatctcGACT GCATGAAAAGCAAATTAGATACCCAACTCGGAAAGCTAGAGCTGATGTTCGGAAGCGGGTAAAAGGCAGATTTGTAAAGAAAGAGAACTATGGCTCTGATTTTATTGATGTGACACAAAGCTATTAG
- the LOC115974808 gene encoding uncharacterized protein LOC115974808 isoform X1, with amino-acid sequence MADSTEDFEPLFDYSRVQPLNFVSLDDDDDDDTASPALSPKRRRIAKPIVIEDLEENTNVIQIADSGKNEELDWLSPPPKVSRNAQRTVVEDSTLKELRLKKKELESFAQSAEDVLRAVEESVKLQLGSSMQSSLEAVADQPSKPTCERVKIVISIQDKDGTKQFRIYMDDKFERLFKMYADKVKLDLQNLVFSFDGDKINPAATPDGLGMEENDIIEVHVKSS; translated from the exons atg gCGGATTCCACTGAAGATTTCGAGCCATTGTTCGATTACTCTCGAGTTCAGCCTCTCAATTTCGTGTCCCTCGACG atgatgatgatgatgatactGCATCCCCAGCTTTGTCTCCTAAACGGAGGAGGATTGCCAAACCTATT GTTATTGAGGATTTGGAGGAAAACACCAATGTGATACAAATTGCGGATTCTGGAAAAAATGAGGAGTTGGATTGGCTTTCTCCTCCACCCAAGGTTTCCAGGAATGCTCAGAGGACGGTGGTGGAGGATTCTACATTAAAGGAGTTGAG ATTGAAAAAGAAGGAGCTTGAATCATTTGCACAATCTGCTGAAGATGTTTTGCGAGCTGTTGAGGAGTCTGTAAAATTACAACTTGGTAGTTCAATGCAGTCTTCTCTGGAGGCTGTTGCTGACCAACCATCAAAACCTACTTGTGAGCGAGTTAAGATAGTTATTTCTATTCAGGACAAGGATGGGACTAAGCAATTTCGCATATACATG GATGACAAGTTTGAGAGGCTCTTCAAAATGTATGCGGATAAAGTTAAGCTTGACCTACAGaacttagtattttcttttgatgGGGATAAAATCAATCCAGCTGCAACCCCTGATGGTCTGGGTATGGAGGAAAATGACATTATTGAGGTTCATGTTAAGTCAAGCTGA